tggtgCTAAATGTTTATACGCTGATGATCTCAGTGGGATGACAAACTCAAACTACACCGAATTGAATGAGCTTTACAACAAGTACAAAGACAAAGGTAAACTGGTTTCAACCAAAAAATGTCTCAAGGCTCTTGTTTCTTTCACATGATTAGCTTGATGTTTGTTTCTGCTGCAAGGTCTGGAGATTCTAGCATTTCCCTGTAACCAGTTTGGTGAAGAGGAACCTGGAACTACTGACCAAATTACAGAGTTTGTTTGTACTAAGTTCAAATCTGAGTTCCCCATTTTCAACAAGGTATATACCAGTCAGACGAATTGATTACAAGTTTCTATGTCTTGATGTTGATCTTCCCCCGTTGTGTGTTTAGATTGAAGTGAATGGAGAGAATGCTTCTCCTCTTTATAAGTTTCTAAAGAAAGGCAAATGGGGAATCTTCGGAGATGAGATTCAATGGAACTTTGCTAAGTTTCTTGTGGACAAGAATGGTCAAGCTGTAGAACGTTATTACCCAACCACTTCTCCTCTTACACTCGAGGTAAACAAACAATCTATATCTCTATCTCTAAAGaaacaattgtttttttctctttgtgcTTATGTTATGTCTTAATTCTCTGCAGCATGACATCAAGAAGCTTCTGAACGTCTGACTGAATCACCTCTGTTGATAACTGTACTTTGATCTTAAACTTCTCATGTAATAAAGCAATCACATTGCCTTTGGTTTGAATTTGTTATGTTTTGGTTTCATTAAAATCCATACTAAAATTGGTTTCACTTGGGTTCTTCTCTCTAAAATCAAATACATTTCCTCCGTTTTACCATAAACTACTTTTCAGCTGCTACAAGTAGTCTTAAGAAACAAAACCTTGAAGGTTACACTGAAGGAGATGACAGTGCACAAAGTACTGACTGGTCTAACTACTTTATCTGATCACTTTGGTAATGCTTAAGAAACCAAGTTCTCGATGACCAGAAAGAGAGCTTTAATGGGGTATAGATAGTtaaaaatatccttaaataaccTCAAGGGAGGGGTTTTGCTACAATAACAATGTTAGAAGGAACACAGTTCTCTGAGATTTCTAGTTTAACATTCcctgataaataatctacaacaacaaagataTTTACAGCACTCACATTCTGCATGCTGCTGCTGCTTCAATAACTAAGAAGGTAGTGTAGTAAATAGGAATAAAGATTAATGTTCTGAATCATCCGCGAGTCAAGTCAATATCAGTGAGTAGGTTTCTGCTAGAGTCAAGTGATCTGCCTGAGCCTGAGACTGAACCTTCCCCTGAACCGGGCCATCCACTCATTCCCTGACCTGAGAAGTTCTGTGGCGTCTGCTGAGCCACCTGTTCTGCTGCTGCTTCTGGATTAGTCGGTGTTGTCTCCATTTCACTATCGTTGTGCTCTTCCTTTGGTTCACCTTCTTGTTTGATGGTCttgttattgttattattagaCTTTGGGACTCCACCATATACAAAACTACAAGCCACCACCTGCAAAATAACAaacaatgttttgtttttttaagagacattacaaaatttaaaagattttaGATTCACTCTATTAAACATTAGAGAAGAGGCATTCAAGAACCTGAACGAGGCTGGCTGCGATAAGCATTCCAATCCCACCGCCAATAACATGACCTTCAGGACCAGAAAGGGACACACTCAAACCGCCGGTTCGACTTTTGGATCCACCTTCTTCATTCACCAAATAAGATCCACCTAAACTTAGTATCTCAAAACGTCcctaaacacacacacacacacaaagaagACCATtagttttaaatgtttttttaattcagtTAATAGAATGAACGATTTTGAAACCTCATATGTCAAAGAAGGCTCTGTTGTAGCGGGTTGACGTAGAGTGACTGAAGAAACTGTTCCAGTGCCTGACATTATACAAAGAGCTCGTGGTCTTTGCTGTGAAAATGACATTACTTTTGAAACAATATCCTGCGAGAAAATATAGAGGAAGCAGATGAATAATCATTATGAAATTTTCAGATTGTCAATAAACAGAATCAATAGACTGAAAGGAGTTTTTTTTGAGAGCTTACTTCTCCTGCTCCAACACTGATGACATGAGGTGCAAAAGCAAATCCAGCTGAAGTGTTCATCCACTCACCTAAAGTAACCAACAGAGGTAAAAGATTGCtcttaataaaaatttctattGACTAATCACATTCCAATGACTAATTACTAATCCAAACACAGATTATAACACATATGTATCAGTTAAATTACTCTTTCACATCTTAGTACCTAACAAGCGAGGTTGTGTAGGAATTACAACATAGCtaaatcaaaccaaactaatttgTTTTAGCTCAAGATCTCTCACTAATTACCAAGATTAGACCACAGATGGATCATTAAATTAGCAGTAGCAGCAGAACTAAACCAACATACTCTTAACCACATAATCATCTACAGCTTCTAGCATTAGGAACTTTCACATAATCATAAGATCTAAGCTCAGGTTCTTCACAatgtaacatttaaaaactcAAGATCTCACCAAGATTAGCCAGTCGTTGCTTCCTTCCAGTTCCAGGAGGTCGACCTCTGGCTCGCTTAGGAGCATTTGGATCAGTCATTGCAGAAGAGTCCTTAGCTTTATTACTACCAGCAGAAGAACAAGGCACAGGAGAAAGCCCTAAAGAGACTCGTCCATCAGGAGCATACTTCCTCGGCCTTCCACGTTTCTTCTTAACCAACGGCTGCTCCATCGGAGGCGGTGGCGGCTGCTGCGGCAGAGGAGGCGGCTGCACCGCCGCAGAAGAAGCCATCCCCATGTGAATGCTGTGTCCGAAATCAGAGTGTCTGTGGTCGGCCATGGGGAAATGAGGCCCCGGATTGTTAGCCTGAGGGTGGTGGACGTTGGGGCTAGGCATCGGCCTCATTCCCGGCGGCGGCGCGTGGAGTCCACTCGCGACCTGGGAAGGTGAGAGATTCGTGAAGGCTCCTCTTGGAAGATAGTAGTGAGAAGGAAATGACATTGCTTCTCTCCCGTCCATGCATCTAAAACCTTGAATCACAAGTCTTTCGCCGAGATTTCAAATGGGTTTTGACCCTTTTGGTtgaaagattgaaactttatgaAGAAGAACAGAGTACTACACACTACCCTAGAAAGAAGCAAAGCTAAATCTTGAGCTCACTTCGAAAAAAGCAGATTCGAAATTACGAAAAATTAAGacaaagaggagaaagaagaaggtaGATTTGACTTCGAAATCTAGGGCTTCCGAGATGAAAAAACGCAAATGTACAACAGAGAGAGGAGACAAGGGAAGATGACAGAAGAGACAGaacagaagagaagagaaaagaggGAGAAACAacagatttataatttttttttaattttataaatattgtgaaGAGAGAAACAATGAAATTTTAGGCCTTCTCTGAAAGTTAGAAGACTGAAGAAAAGGGGAGAGAGACTGACGACTGAAGACTGACGAccactattttttgtttatatatttttaattattttattcaaataaacTACGTACTTggtttttataatagtattaaATTGGCTTGTTTAAgaataattttattcaaaagcttttgaactttcctttttatacCAAAATTTAATGTCTCTCATATACCTCTGACTGAAAATGAAGTTTagtcaaatataatatatttaatgcctttcatgtataaataaattatatgctttttaagttttttttctcaTGAAAATAATATGCTCATTTCcgataacaatatttttgttgtatgtttaatattttatatggtaagatttatgaaaataaatgtctatatgtatttatatattattatgttattttgagAGAAAttcttatgaaaatatatatgtatctatatatatattatcatattatgtttttcatttAGATGAAATTAATGAACATAGGGAGTACATGCATATTTAtagtgaaaataaaattatgaaatatgCTTGAGTCGGTTAATAAGATATTGATGGATCtggataattattatttatattttattattgtgaatattgttttttgaaTATTCAGCTTATATTACATgatgcttttaaaaaaaatttatcaaagaaAAATTTATCGGATAAAATTTATAAAGGGCGACGTTCTATAGTTCTTCGAATTGAATATTGCAAATGtattttttcccaaactaaaaattataatcttgTTTTTTTCAAACTTATAGTTTGaaagttaattatatattagaGCTTGAGCCGTGAACCTACGTGAATagtctattttataatatatatgtatatatataaaacagaaCAATTTAATGGTTTTATTTATGCTACTTTAATTTATGAGAAATTAGGCTCTATATAcaccaaaaaattcaatatttgcaAACTACCCTAACACTAACTTTGACACTGTTGATATttctttaatacaaaattaccCCTGCCCAAACAATCTCCTTCTTTCTCTATCTTGTATATTCTGCCCGAACAATCTTCTTCATTCTCTCTATTTcttgtattttcttataatcaCTCAACACAATTTCTTTTCTGTTAATCTACAAATGttttcttcttatcttttcTATTTTCAACGATGTCAATCAGTTTTAAATATGTATGTTTCAATTAATACAGAATAtgaatttaacatatattagtCTCATTCCAACTATAAATCTTTATCTAGCTTTTCTATCCTTTTACTCAATCTCAACCATGATATGAATATTCTAAGCAATTCCATTGCAAATACATGTGAGATCTTTTCAATTCACTTGCTGGTAAAAGAACACGGTTGTATTTGATGGGCTGTATACTCAAGAAATAGTGGGTTTTCCCGACATTgatgaaacctaaatctaacctTTCAGTTATGAAATTTTGTAGTcgatattttttcaattaactGCTAATGGTTTGATTAGATGCTAACAATTGAGTATTGTGAGCAGATGCATTTTTGGTTAGTTGTTACTTAACTGATGGATGTCGTTATTTTTTTcacaatatatattatcattagCTGATAAATGTTTATCTTAGCTGTTACAAAACATATTgacagtttttaaaaattctttgtAAAATGTTAATAAGTAGCTTGTGGCTGGTAAATAGTTTGTTAGATACTATGAAAAAAGTTAACAAGTTAACAAGGTGTATAACATTTAAGTTGAAACtttttgtattaatattttataaaatatattatcattagCCGATACATGTTTTGGTTAActgttacaaaatatgttaccGTTTTTATATCGATTGCTAAAATGTTAAAACTAGCGATTGTTAgctgatatatatttttgttagaagGTACAAAATATGTTATCGTGTTAACTTAATCATTATCTATTCAACTATTATAATCCTAGCAGTTAACAATTATTGTAgcatatataaatcaaaaaaatatttgatgttattgtttttgtttatatatttttatattaaataaattatcaactAACAATTTCTATAATATGTAATGTAACAACTTACCTTTAAACGTACTTTgttaacattttaaataatatattgtatttcttctttccttatatattgtgttttctCTCTCCTCATAACTATTTGCAGTTTGCTAAAGCAGAAGTATAATCCTAGAATAGTCGCAATTCTTTTAGAAGATTTGGGTTTCTTTGAGACCATGATTCACTTGCATATTTGGCACATCCAACATCGACATTATTGGATATGACGGTGATGAAGATGTAGTGTGGAGGAGCAGGTTAATATAGAAATGGTGTGACGATTATAATTGATTATGAGATTGactgcaattttttttaaaaaaaaaaattgcttcaATGAAGATTGGAAATAAACTAACCGTGAGAGGAAAGAATTACAGGAAAAAGAGATAAATGTGAGGATGAGGGAtgggaaaagagagagagagagagttgaaaGGTTTGGGGCAGGGATAAAACAGTCAATCTATGCTTAAAGTACTACAGAGATTTTGTTTTACATACCCATAGGGTAGTTCACCAATTTTGACTTCaattcagtatatatagcaaATTGTCTCTTAATTTATTGTTCAGATTAAATATTTCGTTAGTATAttgtgttatattttttattggatTTTTGTTGGATCAATTATGTAATTCTACGAAAAAAGTTGgatctatatattaatatactatATCAGGTCAAATTTTTATTGACatttctttcatatttaattGCATGATTCAAatgtataattaatatattaaaagtttaggtcaaattgaaaatatttttaaaaccagTAGGATGGATATAAATTGATCCGCCTGTTTTGACAAAAATCATGAGCATAAAGTTAATATATATGCAAAATATAAAGCCGATATTTCtgataatatttcattttttataaaataaatcaatggtaatattcttaaatatttgtaataagAAAGGTTACAACACGAGTGAATCACGCTTATATATATTGGTACCCTCTTATCTAATATTCACTATTTTGACGACATCCACTTCAGTTTTCTCTTAAAATTTCAGGTTTAAATTTCAATGTTCCATCTTCTTGTTTTTTATATCGTTTTGGTTTCGTAAGTTCCAGAAAAATTGTGGTTCTTTCTTGCTTATAAGAACATGATTATCGGGGAGTTTTTAGGGAAatgttcttatattccgctaaaaatCTCATTCTAAAAATTACTAATAATTATGTTCTTATGACTCGAGAAAAAATGGGTTCCTTATTAGattttgtagaaatttttatgtttttaatttaatgaCAAAATAAAAGATGTATCGTtgacaaaagagaaaaaaaaaaaaagagagagagagagagaacgggACCTACTTGAAAAGAGCCAAGAAGAGAGAGGatatctcttctctttctctctcacatGTCTGAATCACTTTGctatttctttctttgctttggACAGTGAGCCTCCTTTcctaactttatttattttcaatttttattttctcctttttaatttgactttcttttttatctttcaatttttattcgagaaagtatttatatatgtgtaatAATATATTGAGGAAAGTtccacctaatttgaaagtttgTATGATGCATTTAATATCCGGTGGCTAAAGAATCCGACCAATACAATCCAATTTGTCAACATTTTGTACAATATAGTCTTTAGATATtgttttgctatatatatagtattaatACTCGGTCCTTAATCTTTACACTGACTTATTTTGTCAACAATCCCTATAGTCAGTTATGGCTAAGTTATGGTGTCAAATtacacagcttcaacacctatTTAATTtgacaatgaaaaaaaaattgactttcACTTTTCACCTTTTTTGCGTAACTTTCACCTAAATTAATGTGACTTGTCCTTTTTATAAACTAGCAATTTTGATGAAAAGATCGGATAAATATACTTGAGGCTACCACTACTGAACttggcaaaaaaaattaaatatattttccataAATGGCTATAAATATACTCAAATTTGTCCATATAacttttttgttagtttttttttttgacgctgatttattacgatcttacaattatgatataagaaagattacatagacgattcgacaacagacaatactacctgccttcATACCTGAGCTGTCCTATGAAGATCTACGCctgaccagatttacttgcaccatgttgaagattcaTTGTAAGCCTTTCCTCTGTAGTCtggcataattgtttaataaaccgttttctccgggacttgaaacctggatttcctgtaatctgcaataaattgcatagtctgggatttgAACTCCAGACCTgagtgtagaagcctttaaaccttaaccaataggctacggtgctcccaaaacttttttgttagttcaaaagaacaaaaatatagtCTACAGAAGAAGGtcctccaaaaaaaattatagaagaGTGTCAATCACAATAAATGTAGATTTACTAAAATGGAAGAAGAGTGTTGAAGGAGGCTTTCATTTTGAGGACGGTGTCTGCCAAAGGTACAACAAGGCTCTATTTCTATGAAATTGCCGTAGTTAATAATGCTTCACAACATGCATACACATTAGACAtgaatgtatatatacatagagAGAGATGATGGATTATAATCGTGGGTTTGTGAAACATGATGTCATCAAAAGTGAATCTCTTTCTTGCAAGGAAAGTGATCTCAACTGTTGCTTTTATATTTTCCTTCTGATGTATTTTGTGGGGATAAGAGAGATGATTCTCTTCACAAGTTGTTGTGGTCCAGTAGTTTCAAAATTCTAAGAGATATATCTGCTGGTATAGGTGTTGCTTGagttttttaaaagtttgaaaTGTGCAACAAATATCAACCAAATCCATGATATATtgaaatttgtatatattttctttcaagatttcttttttctttttgcatttataaataaaactgtTAAAACTTAAATCCAGTATTCCAACGATATTCACAACAATTAATGGTCAACTAACTGGTGACAAAAATCTTGAGTCACAACAGCAAAAGAGTTTACAGGATATAAAAGTTCAGACTGACAACAACTAACAAGATTTTTACCAAAGCAAAAATAACAGTTTATTCAAAACCTTAAATTTGTTGTATAATTGGTTCGACTGGTGCGTACATTAGATTTGATCATTATGTTCTCCATTCCAATGGaaacattacaaaaaaaagaatgaccTGAGAAAACCTATCTAAAATtgaatgaataaattaaatttatatatatttcagagTTTATTTTGGTTCTTGAGAGAAAAACCAGGGAAGGATATGAACCTGAGGACTCCGTTTAGCTACCCTTTGGATGCGTTTTCGGCTTTTCCACTGCAAATCACCAACCGCTGCATCAGTCGCTACTGCCCTCCTTGCCCGTCTATGGTTCAGTGACGGTGTCTTTGGCTCCATTGATCTGTTAAAACATCAATCAAAACAAATGGATTCagagaaatgggaagaccttgGCTTCTGATGGTGATTTATAGAGGCTTCAAGAGAGTGGGTTCTTAATACATACATCACAGGTGAACTTAAAAAGTTTGTGGCAATGTGTTTGGATAGCAAAGAAACAAACCTAGGGAGATCAATCTTTGGAGAGGATTCTGCCACTGGACAGCAAGCGGAGCAGACATAAGCCTCAGGCCGCCAATGAAGTTTAACACAATAGGTGTGATACCATTCGCCGCATTGACTACAAGAAACCATGGATCTCGAGTTGTATGGCTTTAGGCAAACACAGTGTAACATACTTCGAGCTCGTAATGACTGCATCAAATCAACCATAATAATACAAACAGTTTTAGATAGACAGTAAAGGTTGTGTTGTGCTTATTAACATTCATTTTCTTGCTAACCTGAAGTTCTTCCTCTGCAATGACAGGCAAATTTTCACCCTCCGAGATAAGCTCGAATACTTCTTCCAAGGCAAGAGCACCCGAGTCTGTCACCACCTGCAGACAAAACCAATAGCTCTCGTTACGCATTCCAAAGTGGTAGTAAGCAATTTACTGAGAAACCGTGTGTACTTTTCTAGCTCGTTTTGCCCACTCTTGTCCAGTGTCATTTAGCTCCACAAGTCTCTTGCCTATGTGATACTCTTCAGGTAATATTTTCAGTGCTTGTCCCTGTCAAGAGAAGCAAATAACCCACACTCATCAACCAGATCATTGTGGTGTGGTGTCAAACTATTTATTGAAGTTAGGCATCTCAGTATGCGTAGGAAGTTGATATACTATCAGAACATACCGCTTCTAAGTGCTGCTGAATTTTCTGTAACGAGGGCTTTCCTAGATCTTCTGGTAGCTGCCATTTTTAAGACAAACTTAAGCGATCAGAAAGAGGTACGTAGCCACAACTACACAAGTGTCAAAACCAATTAAAAGTCAATGCCCTATTTGTACCTCAGGGGAAGGTGAACTAGAGCCTAACAAAATGGTCTTATAACACCATCCTAGTTTTAAACTTGCCGTTTGAAGTTTGGGAAGTTCTTCCAAGTTAAGACCAAGGGACAGACCAGATGTTCTAGCGGAGTCCACTCTGGTCATTAAATCCACAATCTTCGGAAGAATCGTGCTATGCTTGCCATCATCTGTTTTCGCAGTGGCCAGCAAATCTTCAGTTTCTTGCACGAGCGGATGATTATCACACTGCCACCTCTCGCAATTAAGCAGCAATGTTTCAAGAACCCTTGGCTCTTGAAGTTGAACACTAAGCGATTTAGACTGAGCGACCAGGTCCTGCAAATATTAAAGCATTGAATACTCTATGGTCACATGttacagaaaaacaaaaactagaATAGGCACAGGAGGCGGACAAACCTTTAATGAAGGAAGTTCAAGCAGAGAACACGGAGATGACGACATAGAGGAAGCGGCAGATAGAAAAGGCTCAGAGTTCTGAAGCCAAGTTTCAGCCAACGAAATTGTGTTCTCTATGCCCTTCAGAGAGGGCAAAACAGCATCGATGTTGACAGACATCCTACGAACAACATATTATTGATGAACAAAGGACTTAAGAAATACTAAGCATGCGCTGGGTTAAGCAAACATACCTTACGAGCTCTTTAAGGTCGTACATCTGAGTTTCACTAGCAAGGATACTGCTTGCTCTTTCCTCCCAGCACCTCGCCGTTGACAAAGTTCCGGAGATCTCAACAAACAGCTTCTCCTCCTCGATTTGTAGTCTGGAAATAGAAAGTCTTGACATGAAACTAAAAAAAGAGTGGAATGCATATAACAGATTCTACAATTAATATTAGTTGACAACGTACGCAACAGCTTCCGAGAGCAGCTGCTCAATAAAATCCAGAGACGTTCTTGCAGCATAAACCTACATCAATATAAAAAGCTCCATCAAAGATAACCACAGAAAGAGAACTCGGAACATGAAACCTAAAgctatttcataatataaaacaaatttacatGCATTTTACGTCCAATATCAAATGAAACAATGCAAAGAAGTATTACAACTTGTATTCAGAATATCTTGATAATTGCTCGAGACGAATAAgtgatacaaattttttttttaaaaacagagaaaacattTACCGTTAGCGCTTTTTCCCGACAAGATGCCTTCTTCAGTTCAACCTCAACAAGAGGGAGCCCTTCAACTATTTCAGAAACTTAGATTAGGGTTAAGCTATGATTATGCATTGCAACGAAAAAACAGTTGGGAACCAGATAAGAGACAGTAAAAGAGTGTCTAGGACCCTAGGTATAAAAGTAAGACCTTGAATGCCTAAGGATGCTCCATCGTGGAGAAGGGAACTCAGGTCACTAATCAGCTTTTGTTGGTCCTTGCCTTCACGAACATCAACCATTGTATCATTAAAGCGTGAAATCCAAGACAAAGCCTCAACATGGTACTGCCTCAGGATATTCAGCTCAGGAATGTTAATGCTACTAAACCCATCAAATTCATGAAGCAACTCTTCCACATTCTGCGCAGATAAGAAACGAATGACTTCAGAAAGGTTCGACAAGAGTACTTGTTTTAATGACACTTCAAGATACAGAACAAAAGTACAGCCAACCTTGAGAGATATAGAACCACTCAAAACTTTGCTACATTTATCACGGGCTAATTCTGATTTCTTTAGCAAATCCAGGATCCCTTCTGTTTCTGTAAGTGTCACCTGAAGCTCCAATATCTATTAAGGGAAAAGAACGATTAGAACAGATGAACAAGTGACAGAGTTATCATTTTCAGAATAATGATGATATAGTCACCTCTGACTTTAGCTTGAAAAGTTCATCCAGTTCAATTCCAGGAGGTTTTGAAGTGGCGAGATAGCATCTCGCCCTTTTAGCTAATATCTGCACCCATGAGGAAAATAAATGATCAAATTCAAGAAAGGGCAAGAAGTGAAAGAAAACCTGGAAAACTAAAACCACAAGACTAGGATTATGATCGTAaactttggaaaaaaaaaaggaggcaAATACATCTAGATTCAATATGGCGTCAATCTCTCAAAGACCTTCGTGAATATGCAGGTATTAACAAAAATACGGCCTAGATACCCTTTATCTCATTTTTATTCGATATGGAATCATATTTAATCCAATATGCAATATTTATATAGTCCTTTTAACTCAAACACCCCATAACAGAAACTGTGAGCTAGATGAAAAATATGACTATGGATATGACTGTTTGAACCATGGTTTACCTTTGCGGAAGAGATTTTCTTTGACAAGATCTTGTGCTTTTGTAGGGAGATTGGTGAACTGGAGACTTCGGAATGCAACAGCTGCAGCTGGGTGATCTAGAAGAAAAAACAGGTGACACTAATCAGAAAGCAGAACTTGAATGATTTTACTGGATTTCATCAGTTGAACTTTCATGTAACAAAAAggcattttcttaaaaactatgCCGGGAAGCTTTGTAGTAGCATACCGTTGGGCTACTTGACAGTGAACAATCGATTTTCTCAGACAACTTCCTAGCCTCTTCAGCATAGTCCTACACAGAATGGAAATGCGCTATTAATAACATAATGGCAAACATCGTTAATAATTTAAAGGAAAACTGGGACCTTTCAGGTACATAGACTAACCTTTAATTTAAGATAACCAGACTGAAAGCATGGAACGGGGTCAACTCTCAGCAACTCATCGATGAATTCCAAGTGAACTTTATCTGGATCATTGTTGGCTTTGCCTTCGACTTTTGAAAGACAGTCGCCAACAGCTTCAGCCCATATCTTTGCTTTGATCAAACTTTTTGCAACATCCCGTACCTGTGTGACATATATAGAAAAGTTTATTTTCCAGAATCTACCACAAAGAGATATATATAAAAGCTTTCTAACAGATATTCAAAACTCACGCGGTCCATTTCTGATCCACCCCAAAGAAACTGTTCTGCTTCCTTCAAAAGAGTGGCATATTCAACACTGGAAAAGACATCGAGGAGAACCTTTGATGCTCGACCAAGCCAATCTTCAGCTGGTCGTGCCTGACAGACTTGCATTCCCTCCTGCTAGTAAAAGAAAAGACagcaataattaataaactgtAATAAGATTCAAGGCCAAAGCAACCAGATATTCAAAAGTCTAGATTGAGACTTGAGACCTGTATAGACATCAATATAAAGGAAGGCGCTCACTTTCTTTAATACTAGAATTTATCAAATTCTTTAATCGAAAAGGTAAGGATGAAGAATGGCTATGCTGCCGCTCATATAAATTCCAACAAAGAGTAATAAGTTACCTTTTTGTTAGAAGCAGCTGATCGTTTGGTGCCTGAACTCGGCCGCTGTGAGTTTTTGGTTTCTTGAGTTTTGCAGTCACCGGACTTTTCAACTTCTTGTATCATTCCATGCAACTCGGCAAGGGTATAACGATATACTAGACGCAGTTTTGTAGGTTCACATTCGCAGAGGTGCTTCCAGTGCtgaattcaaaattataaaacatacgGTAAATCAAGAAAATCTGCCTACTGTAATGCACCTTTAGAAACCTCAACAGTTCTATCTATAATAAAGGCTAGCCAAGTTGATCGCTCTATAAGTagtttgatataaatatttacctcCAAGCATGCAAAAACGGATGGCCTGCAGTTGCAGACGATAGCAGATAGATGGAGAAACTGCTGGCAGATGATGCATGTTGTATCCTACAAATATCGTTATAAAATGTCCACACATCAGAGTATTGTCTTATGAAAGCTAGCATGAACGAGTGGGCAAGCTTAACATCAAAACCAACAGTATCTGATTGCATAAAGAAAAAAC
The nucleotide sequence above comes from Brassica napus cultivar Da-Ae chromosome A9, Da-Ae, whole genome shotgun sequence. Encoded proteins:
- the LOC106450823 gene encoding lysine-specific demethylase 5B isoform X2, which gives rise to MCLVMGKGRAKAVEKRVLDQKLRGSLNVPSGPVYYPTEDEFKDPLDYIHKIKPEAEAYGICKIVPPSTWKPPFGLDLESVKFPTKTQEIHRLQFRPASCNSKTFQLEYSRFVEEHLGKKLKKRVVFEGDDLDLCKLFNAVKRFGGYDKVVKGKKWGEVYQFMSSGEKISKCAKHVLCQLYKEHLHDFEKYHSLMNADPAKSCKRNRRCTEFSSSKRRKIKADVKNPKVENEGEVDQACEQCKSDTHGEVMLLCDSCNKGWHIYCLSPPLNHIPPGNWYCLDCLNTDEDTFGFVPGKCLLLEDFKRIADRAKRKWFGAGPVSRTQIEKKFWEIVEGSGGEVEVMYGNDLDTSVYGSGFPRIGDQRPESVEASVWDEYCRSPWNLNNMPKLKGSMLQAIRHNINGVTVPWLYLGMLFSSFCWHFEDHCFYSVNYHHWGEAKCWYGVPGSAASAFEKVMRKTLPDLFDAQPDLLFQLVTMLSPTILQENKVPVYTVLQEPGNFVITFPKSFHAGFNFGLNCAEAVNFATADWLPYGGSGAELYRLYRKPAVISHEELLCVVAKANCCDGKGSIHLKKELLRIYSKEKTWREQLWKSGILRSSPMFLPECPDSVGIEEDTTCIICQQFLHLSAIVCNCRPSVFACLEHWKHLCECEPTKLRLVYRYTLAELHGMIQEVEKSGDCKTQETKNSQRPSSGTKRSAASNKKEGMQVCQARPAEDWLGRASKVLLDVFSSVEYATLLKEAEQFLWGGSEMDRVRDVAKSLIKAKIWAEAVGDCLSKVEGKANNDPDKVHLEFIDELLRVDPVPCFQSGYLKLKDYAEEARKLSEKIDCSLSSSPTITQLQLLHSEVSSSPISLQKHKILSKKISSAKILAKRARCYLATSKPPGIELDELFKLKSEILELQVTLTETEGILDLLKKSELARDKCSKVLSGSISLKNVEELLHEFDGFSSINIPELNILRQYHVEALSWISRFNDTMVDVREGKDQQKLISDLSSLLHDGASLGIQVEGLPLVEVELKKASCREKALTVYAARTSLDFIEQLLSEAVALQIEEEKLFVEISGTLSTARCWEERASSILASETQMYDLKELVRMSVNIDAVLPSLKGIENTISLAETWLQNSEPFLSAASSMSSSPCSLLELPSLKDLVAQSKSLSVQLQEPRVLETLLLNCERWQCDNHPLVQETEDLLATAKTDDGKHSTILPKIVDLMTRVDSARTSGLSLGLNLEELPKLQTASLKLGWCYKTILLGSSSPSPELPEDLGKPSLQKIQQHLEAGQALKILPEEYHIGKRLVELNDTGQEWAKRARKVVTDSGALALEEVFELISEGENLPVIAEEELQSLRARSMLHCVCLKPYNSRSMVSCSQCGEWYHTYCVKLHWRPEAYVCSACCPVAESSPKIDLPRSMEPKTPSLNHRRARRAVATDAAVGDLQWKSRKRIQRVAKRSPQVHILPWFFSQEPK